The DNA segment TTCCCCAAGGTCACCTTCACCATCGCCCTCGACGAGGGCGGCGTGCTCAAGGCCGTCGAGGAGCCCACGCACTCCGCGGCCTGGGAATCATCCAAGCCCATCGCGGTCACCCCCTAGCCCGAGCTATTTCACGATTGCACATACGGCATCCTGGCCTCCCCCTTATCTACTCAGCCCTCGCCTCAGGGCTTCGCCCTTCAGCTCGAACTGCGGCCCTCTCCCCCTTCGGGGGCGAGGGATCAAAATGAATCCCTCTCCCTCGGAGAGGGAGAGGGCTGGGTGAGGGTGGCGATGCCTTCGCGAATGGTCCAGGCTAGGCGGCGACTATTTTTTTCCCATCTCGACGGTGACGTCGGTGACTGGCTTGTCGTCCACGGTGACGTCGCGCGTGACCGTGCCCAGGAGCTCGTGCCAGATCTTGAGGGTGTACTTGCCGGGCGGCACATTGTTGAGAGCGAACTCGCCATTGGCGCCGGTGACGGCAAAGAACGGGTGGTCGGCCACCACCACCCAGGCCCGCATCCAGGTGTGGAGATCGCAGTCTATCCTGACGATCTCGGGCTTCTTGAAGACGATGGGGACAGCCCGTCCCTTGGGCTGCGTCCGGTTGAAGGTGGCGTTCTCGGTGCTGACGCTGTGCAGGTTGTGGAGCAGCCTGTCGCTGTTGAGGAACTCGACCGTCCCGCCCACCGGCACGATCACCACCCGCGGGACATAGACGCATTGCTGCTGGTCCACCTGCACGGGCCCCGCCGAGGCCTCCCCCCGGATCCCCAGCGGGGGCGCCTGCACCGAGACCACCGCCCAGCGAATGCCGCGGTTGGGGCCGAGGACGAGATCGTCGCTCTCCCTGCTCTTGCCGCACACGTACTGGTCGATATTGATCGTGACCGTCTTTTTTTCTGGCGGCGGCCCCGCGTGGAGGACGGAGCCCTTGATGGACGCGGCGGCGGCCGGCCCTGCCGCCAGCACATACGCCGCCACCGCGAGCGAGACGATCCGGACCGAAGGGCCAGCGCCACTTCTCATGCGCGATCTCCTAGTCAGCTACGTGCGGGTGCGGCGTGTCCACTTGACGCCGTAGGCGTGCGGCTCATAGCCCTCGAGGTAGCGGAGCAGCGCATCGATGTCGGGAGCAGGATACCAGAGGTCGAGAAACTCCGGCTTGATGAAGCCTTGGTGGGCGATAGGCTCGCGCGCTTTCCGTTCACGTCACGATTTGATCTGGGCAAGCGCCACTCCCCCGAGCGCGCTGATGAGGACCACGAGCAGCGGTGGGGTCCGCCAGACGGCGAGGAGAGCGAACCCGACGAGGGCAAGCCCGAAATCCGCCGGCGTCTTGACCGAGCTTGTCCAGACCGGATTGTAGAGCGCGGCGCCGAGCAGTCCGACCACCGCCGCGTTGACGCCCCGCATGATCGCTTGGGCGCCCGTACGCCGCCGGAAGGCGTCCCAGAAGGGCAAGGTGCCCACGAGCACGAGCACGCCAGGAAGGAAGATGGCGACCAGGCTGAGCGCGGCCCCCGCCAACCCGTTCGGCCACGGTCTTGCCACGGCCCCCAGGTAGGCCGCGAAGGTGAAGAGCGGGCCGGGGACGGCCTGGGCGGCCCCATAACCGGCGAGGAAGAGGTCGTCGCTCACCCACCCCGGGACAACCACGGCCTC comes from the Candidatus Methylomirabilota bacterium genome and includes:
- a CDS encoding carboxypeptidase regulatory-like domain-containing protein, with amino-acid sequence MRSGAGPSVRIVSLAVAAYVLAAGPAAAASIKGSVLHAGPPPEKKTVTINIDQYVCGKSRESDDLVLGPNRGIRWAVVSVQAPPLGIRGEASAGPVQVDQQQCVYVPRVVIVPVGGTVEFLNSDRLLHNLHSVSTENATFNRTQPKGRAVPIVFKKPEIVRIDCDLHTWMRAWVVVADHPFFAVTGANGEFALNNVPPGKYTLKIWHELLGTVTRDVTVDDKPVTDVTVEMGKK